A genomic stretch from Moraxella nasicaprae includes:
- the pnuC gene encoding nicotinamide riboside transporter PnuC, protein MRITFLDKLIDEWANLWIATWFVLGSIALLVGFALTTEQTPLDLFYLMVSMLGLLCVVGLSFRKNRLGNGFGMAATAGEVIVQGTSGAVGLMLAPLFNFFTHAYALRYWSKNTDGDGQMIPKSATKQVWLITILFLVVGLAAFPALNEFLTAQGFGIIQKDGSSFLGKIDFFWINVVAFVLSITAQITMILRYSFNWWLWILVNAVWLIVNLMTGNVIFAIQSCIYQINAIIGLYEWQRNAQ, encoded by the coding sequence ATACGAATTACTTTTTTGGACAAACTGATTGACGAGTGGGCAAATCTATGGATAGCCACTTGGTTTGTGCTGGGCAGTATTGCTCTTTTGGTAGGGTTTGCTTTGACCACCGAGCAGACACCGCTGGACTTATTTTATCTGATGGTGTCGATGCTTGGTCTGCTGTGCGTGGTCGGTTTATCCTTTCGCAAAAACAGGCTGGGCAATGGTTTTGGCATGGCGGCGACGGCTGGCGAAGTCATCGTACAAGGCACCTCAGGAGCAGTGGGGCTGATGCTTGCACCGCTATTTAATTTTTTTACCCACGCCTACGCCTTACGCTATTGGTCAAAAAACACCGATGGCGATGGGCAGATGATTCCAAAATCCGCCACCAAACAAGTATGGCTCATCACCATATTATTTTTGGTGGTGGGCTTGGCGGCATTTCCTGCTCTCAATGAGTTTTTGACGGCACAAGGATTTGGCATCATTCAAAAAGATGGTAGTAGCTTTTTGGGCAAGATTGACTTTTTTTGGATTAATGTGGTGGCATTTGTGCTATCCATTACCGCCCAGATTACGATGATTTTGCGTTATTCTTTTAATTGGTGGTTGTGGATTTTAGTCAATGCCGTTTGGTTGATTGTCAATCTGATGACAGGCAATGTCATCTTTGCCATTCAAAGTTGTATTTATCAAATTAACGCCATCATCGGATTATACGAATGGCAACGAAACGCTCAATAA
- the glyS gene encoding glycine--tRNA ligase subunit beta yields the protein MNTILFELGTEELPPKSLKTLRDALLDNVRTALDASGIVYENIRAYAAPRRLAVQMDNVATTTPDKVEQKRGPALKAAFDDNGELTRAGQGFLQGLNATGLTLSKDDLITVSDKKGEYIGYDLTIKGEAVDVLLPAIFQKALDNLPIAKRMRSGADRHEFVRPVQWVVLMRDEAVIDATIQGHKTGNQTRGHRYHAPDFVSIAHADDYQELLKNQYVIADFDERQASISKQVARLADEVGADAIVPDELLDEVTALVDFPVALRASFEERFLAVPQEALISTMQADQKYFCLTDKNGKLLPYFVFVSNIDSLDKSAVILGNEKVVRPRLADAEFFFLQDQKQPLSYFAQLLKNRVFQDKLGTIWQKSERIAKIATAINQSLANQDGWQNINDEDVVRAAMLCKADLATTLVGEFPELQGVAGTYYAKNSENPAVAQAIEEQYLPKFSGDNLPQTAIGTALALADRIDTLVGIFGIGQVPTGSKDPFSLRRASIGILRILIEKKLPIGLSSLVQASLSAYGEVLDNHQKIFEEVMTFINSRYRAMYTEQGVNVDTILAVQEINPDTPFDFDERIRAVEAFRALPQAKTLAQNNKRVGNILAKAQGDIADEIERSLLVEAAEQALFSAVSTAKQAVAPRQAMSDYQGVLQELVQLDEPLTQFFDGVMVNADDENLKNNRLALLQQVRALFLSVADIGLLQS from the coding sequence ATGAACACAATCCTATTTGAACTTGGCACCGAAGAGTTGCCACCAAAATCCCTAAAAACTTTGCGTGATGCCTTGCTTGACAATGTTCGCACGGCACTTGATGCCTCAGGCATTGTCTATGAGAATATCAGGGCTTATGCTGCTCCACGCCGTCTGGCGGTGCAGATGGATAATGTGGCAACCACCACGCCTGATAAGGTCGAGCAAAAGCGTGGACCTGCACTAAAAGCAGCGTTTGATGACAATGGCGAATTAACAAGAGCAGGTCAGGGCTTTTTGCAAGGCTTAAATGCGACTGGCTTAACCCTAAGCAAAGACGACCTCATCACGGTATCGGACAAAAAAGGCGAATACATTGGTTATGATTTGACCATCAAGGGCGAGGCGGTTGATGTACTGCTGCCAGCAATTTTCCAAAAGGCGTTGGACAATTTGCCGATTGCCAAGCGAATGCGTTCTGGGGCTGACCGTCATGAGTTTGTCCGTCCTGTGCAGTGGGTGGTCTTGATGCGTGATGAAGCGGTCATTGATGCAACCATTCAAGGGCATAAGACGGGCAATCAAACACGAGGTCATCGCTATCATGCCCCTGATTTTGTGAGTATTGCTCATGCTGATGATTATCAAGAGCTGCTCAAAAATCAATATGTCATCGCTGATTTTGATGAACGCCAAGCCAGCATCAGTAAGCAAGTCGCTCGCCTTGCTGACGAAGTGGGGGCAGACGCCATTGTGCCTGATGAGCTGCTTGATGAGGTAACTGCCCTTGTCGATTTCCCTGTCGCTCTACGAGCCAGCTTTGAAGAGCGGTTCTTAGCCGTTCCCCAAGAGGCACTCATTAGCACCATGCAGGCTGACCAAAAATATTTTTGCTTGACCGACAAAAACGGCAAATTATTACCGTACTTTGTTTTTGTCAGCAATATTGACAGCCTTGATAAATCCGCCGTCATCTTGGGTAATGAAAAAGTGGTGCGTCCACGCCTAGCAGACGCTGAATTTTTCTTTTTGCAAGACCAAAAACAACCGCTGTCTTATTTTGCTCAGCTGCTTAAAAATCGAGTATTCCAAGATAAACTTGGTACGATTTGGCAAAAGAGCGAACGCATTGCCAAGATTGCCACCGCCATCAACCAATCTTTGGCAAATCAAGATGGCTGGCAGAACATCAATGACGAGGATGTGGTGCGTGCAGCGATGTTGTGCAAGGCGGATTTGGCGACAACTTTGGTGGGTGAGTTCCCAGAGCTGCAAGGGGTAGCTGGTACTTATTATGCCAAAAATAGCGAAAATCCAGCCGTTGCCCAAGCCATCGAAGAGCAGTATCTGCCCAAATTTAGTGGCGATAACTTGCCCCAAACCGCCATTGGTACGGCGTTGGCGTTGGCTGACCGCATTGATACTTTGGTGGGGATTTTTGGCATCGGTCAAGTGCCAACAGGCTCAAAAGACCCATTTAGCCTAAGACGAGCCAGCATTGGTATTTTGCGTATTTTGATTGAGAAAAAATTGCCGATTGGCTTATCATCTTTGGTGCAAGCGTCATTATCAGCTTATGGCGAAGTGCTTGACAATCATCAAAAGATTTTTGAAGAAGTGATGACTTTCATCAATTCTCGCTATCGTGCGATGTACACCGAGCAGGGCGTGAATGTTGATACCATCTTGGCGGTGCAAGAAATCAATCCTGATACGCCGTTTGATTTTGATGAGCGTATTCGTGCGGTTGAGGCGTTCCGTGCTTTGCCACAAGCCAAGACACTTGCCCAAAATAACAAGCGAGTGGGCAATATTCTTGCCAAAGCACAAGGCGACATCGCTGATGAGATTGAGCGGTCGCTTTTGGTGGAGGCTGCTGAACAAGCCTTGTTCTCTGCCGTCAGCACCGCCAAACAAGCGGTTGCTCCACGCCAAGCCATGTCAGACTATCAGGGTGTGTTGCAGGAGTTGGTACAACTAGATGAGCCTTTGACGCAGTTTTTTGATGGCGTGATGGTGAATGCTGATGACGAGAATCTAAAAAATAACCGCCTTGCTCTATTACAACAAGTGCGAGCGTTATTTTTGAGCGTGGCGGACATTGGGTTGTTGCAGTCTTAA
- a CDS encoding PspC domain-containing protein — protein sequence MAKLIKLHRSTNHRMLAGVFGGLAEYIGWSPALLRWIFVLSIPLTASVSFFGGVLFYLIAWLVMPEATPDSYQY from the coding sequence ATGGCAAAACTAATCAAACTGCATCGTTCAACCAATCATCGTATGCTGGCAGGCGTGTTTGGCGGCTTGGCAGAATACATCGGCTGGTCACCTGCATTATTGCGTTGGATATTCGTGCTGTCCATTCCTTTGACTGCGTCGGTGTCGTTCTTTGGGGGTGTGTTATTTTATTTGATTGCATGGCTTGTGATGCCAGAAGCCACCCCTGATTCTTATCAATATTAA
- a CDS encoding acetyltransferase has protein sequence MRIYPLLDFLDNDKKEQSIKRLINEFSCPKNPDVERFLKNKAIDFERTHNARTYLIVSNNGELLTYFSLSFKDVNIDNEKLSKSVVKKLDGFNKNAKTIRTFLIGQIGKNANVENNPIILQDIFDRVFEILLSARQIIGGRAVILECQPIDKLLDLYARHDFKQLAVVGDDEMKTLYRVL, from the coding sequence ATGAGAATTTATCCATTATTGGATTTTTTGGATAACGATAAAAAAGAACAATCAATCAAACGATTGATAAATGAGTTTTCTTGTCCAAAAAATCCAGATGTTGAGCGATTTTTGAAAAATAAAGCCATTGACTTTGAACGCACGCACAATGCCAGAACTTATTTGATTGTTTCTAACAATGGAGAACTGTTGACATATTTTTCATTGTCTTTTAAAGATGTTAATATTGATAATGAAAAATTAAGCAAAAGCGTTGTGAAAAAATTAGATGGCTTTAATAAAAATGCCAAAACCATACGAACTTTTTTAATTGGGCAAATCGGCAAAAATGCCAATGTAGAAAATAACCCAATTATCTTGCAGGATATTTTTGATAGAGTTTTTGAAATATTATTGTCCGCTCGTCAAATCATTGGCGGTCGTGCCGTCATCTTAGAATGCCAGCCCATTGACAAACTGCTTGATTTATATGCACGCCACGACTTTAAACAATTAGCCGTTGTGGGTGATGATGAAATGAAAACTTTATACCGTGTGTTGTAA
- the nadR gene encoding multifunctional transcriptional regulator/nicotinamide-nucleotide adenylyltransferase/ribosylnicotinamide kinase NadR, whose amino-acid sequence MSILHRTALLTIKPVPLTHRHLRYINELVAQYQTLHIVVIAGDDDVSSPTQQTMARWLQVSCQTFGFVSIWTLHQLGLTTSTTPEMLHAIGIDEASVLTMPDYPPAGFDELALACRYFYATKIAIVGGESSGKTTLLHKLANHYGSAIALEMGRLYTHSHLGGTEAGLQYSDYPTIAINHAQAIENACHHTCCPVVLIDTDFVTTQAFCQTYEQKTHPLLDTFIRQYHPNSNDPHRINHTIYLENNVAWVADGMRRLGGNHRSAFAQTLLHLYDQHQIPVHRIDSPDYHDRYLQAVAIIDKIRSF is encoded by the coding sequence ATGTCCATTTTGCACCGCACCGCTCTTTTGACCATCAAGCCTGTGCCATTGACCCATCGCCATCTTCGATACATCAATGAGCTGGTCGCTCAATATCAAACCCTGCACATCGTGGTCATCGCAGGCGATGACGATGTATCAAGCCCAACCCAACAAACAATGGCTCGCTGGCTGCAAGTATCGTGCCAAACGTTTGGTTTTGTATCAATATGGACGCTACACCAATTAGGGCTGACGACATCAACCACACCAGAGATGCTTCACGCCATCGGCATTGATGAAGCAAGCGTGCTGACCATGCCTGACTATCCGCCAGCAGGCTTTGATGAGCTGGCGTTGGCGTGCCGTTATTTTTATGCCACAAAAATCGCCATCGTGGGTGGTGAAAGCTCTGGCAAAACCACCTTGTTGCACAAACTTGCCAACCACTACGGCTCAGCCATCGCCCTAGAAATGGGCAGACTCTACACGCACAGCCATCTGGGTGGCACGGAGGCAGGATTGCAGTACAGCGACTACCCCACCATTGCCATCAATCACGCCCAAGCCATTGAAAATGCTTGCCATCACACCTGCTGCCCTGTGGTGCTGATTGACACCGATTTTGTTACCACACAGGCATTTTGCCAGACCTATGAACAAAAAACACACCCTCTATTAGATACTTTTATTCGTCAATATCACCCAAATAGTAACGACCCTCATCGCATCAATCACACCATCTATTTGGAGAATAATGTCGCATGGGTGGCAGATGGCATGAGACGATTGGGTGGCAATCATCGTTCTGCATTTGCCCAAACGCTGCTTCATCTGTATGACCAACACCAAATCCCTGTACATCGGATTGACAGCCCAGATTATCACGACAGGTATTTGCAAGCGGTGGCGATTATTGATAAGATACGCTCTTTTTAG
- the glyQ gene encoding glycine--tRNA ligase subunit alpha, with product MTFQQIILTLQNYWAQQGCVILQPYDMEMGAGTFHTATFLRALTPEKWNAAYVQPSRRPTDGRYGDNPNRLQHYYQFQVVLKPNPANIQELYLGSLKALGIDTLTHDVRFVEDNWESPTLGAWGLGWEVWLNGMEVTQFTYFQQVGGIECFPVTGEITYGLERLAMYIQGVDSVYDLVWTDGEFGRVTYGDVFHQNEVEQSTYNFEYADVDKLFDLFDFYEKEADRLVGVNLPLPAYEMVLKASHSFNLLDARGAISVTERQRFILRVRTLARKVAESYTIARAKLGFPLADEAHKKEALEKWLPKEEE from the coding sequence ATGACTTTTCAACAAATTATCCTCACTCTCCAAAACTACTGGGCTCAGCAAGGCTGTGTAATTTTACAGCCTTATGACATGGAAATGGGGGCAGGCACTTTTCACACCGCCACTTTCCTTAGAGCCTTAACTCCTGAAAAATGGAACGCCGCCTATGTTCAGCCCTCTCGCCGCCCCACTGATGGACGATATGGCGACAACCCCAACCGTCTGCAACATTATTACCAGTTTCAAGTCGTCCTAAAACCAAACCCTGCCAATATCCAAGAGCTATATCTTGGCTCATTAAAGGCACTTGGCATTGACACGCTTACCCACGATGTGCGATTTGTCGAGGATAACTGGGAGTCGCCAACGCTTGGGGCGTGGGGGCTTGGCTGGGAAGTGTGGCTAAATGGTATGGAAGTTACGCAGTTTACCTATTTTCAGCAGGTCGGGGGCATTGAGTGTTTTCCTGTGACAGGAGAGATTACTTATGGGCTTGAACGCCTTGCGATGTACATTCAGGGCGTGGATAGCGTCTATGACCTTGTATGGACGGACGGAGAGTTTGGGCGTGTCACCTATGGTGATGTGTTCCACCAAAACGAAGTGGAGCAGTCCACCTATAACTTTGAATATGCCGATGTGGACAAACTCTTTGATTTGTTTGATTTTTATGAAAAAGAGGCTGACCGCCTTGTGGGTGTAAACTTGCCGTTGCCTGCTTATGAAATGGTATTAAAGGCATCTCATAGCTTTAACCTGCTAGATGCTCGTGGAGCGATTAGCGTTACCGAACGCCAACGCTTTATTTTGCGAGTGCGTACGCTGGCTCGTAAAGTGGCAGAAAGCTATACCATCGCTCGTGCCAAACTTGGTTTTCCTTTGGCTGATGAAGCACATAAAAAAGAAGCGTTGGAGAAGTGGTTGCCGAAAGAGGAGGAGTGA